From a region of the Triticum aestivum cultivar Chinese Spring chromosome 7D, IWGSC CS RefSeq v2.1, whole genome shotgun sequence genome:
- the LOC123170384 gene encoding uncharacterized protein produces the protein MDPIVNQGWTSSEVEEASSLIARLNTNKIMYDDNDDKNKKHNYIVNSLHALFPSKTMKQVTNRYIDLAVEMHMIQRREGTHVTSGSPQNIFTFCDPVNGNYELPMEENGASSTHGIYTMGDHANENFGIREEATIMDNNGLSFGCAMENTGITVTGEAPLMADNNKMKVLENNISIDQPVVAPHQRGFWTDEEHSMGGLVNENFEVQEDEGTTMDDNGFSFRCALEDTRIRKTEEAPMMVNKNKMVVLESNTSIDRPAVAAHQRKFWTKEEHKSFLYGLEVYGRGDWKNISKHFVTTKTPVQVSSHAQKFFKRIERKALSGTKRYSINDVRLHDNELLAANNSSAPRQTLSFASLYNDPSFRLQAPTSSFAVMNNLAQCSPSIYNQQVGQQPMWREQQMMGSTAAVMGRVGNYVPDGQHGSAYFYLGNV, from the exons ATGGATCCAATAGTCAACCAGGGGTGGACCTCATCCGAGGTAGAGGAGGCATCCTCACTCATTGCTAGGCTCAACACCAACAAAATCATGTATGACGATAACGATGACAAGAACAAGAAGCACAACTACATCGTGAATTCTCTCCATGCATTGTTCCCTTCAAAGACCATGAAACAGGTAACAAATCGTTATATTGATCTCGCCGTGGAAATGCATATGATCCAACGGAGGGAGGGGACCCATGTTACTAGTGGTAGCCCGCAAAACATTTTCACCTTTTGTGACCCTGTCAACGGTAACTATGAGCTACCGATGGAGGAGAATGGTGCTAGCAGCACACACGGTATCTACACCATGGGCGACCATGCGAATGAAAACTTCGGTATACGAGAGGAGGCAACAATCATGGACAATAATGGATTGTCCTTTGGTTGTGCAATGGAGAATACGGGGATCACGGTGACGGGTGAGGCACCGCTAATGGCAGACAATAACAAGATGAAGGTGTTAGAGAACAATATTTCCATAGACCAACCAGTTGTTGCCCCACATCAACGGGGTTTTTGGACCGACGAGGAACACAG CATGGGCGGCCTTGTTAATGAAAACTTTGAGGTACAAGAGGATGAGGGTACAACCATGGATGATAATGGATTTTCATTTCGTTGCGCACTAGAGGATACAAGAATCAGGAAGACGGAGGAGGCCCCGATGATGGTAAACAAGAACAAGATGGTGGTCTTGGAGAGCAATACTTCCATTGATCGACCAGCTGTTGCCGCACATCAACGAAAGTTTTggaccaaagaggaacacaa GTCATTTCTTTATGGGCTGGAAGTCTATGGCCGTGGCGACTGGAAAAACATATCCAAGCACTTCGTCACCACTAAGACCCCTGTCCAAGTTTCAAGCCATGCACAAAAGTTTTTCAAGAGAATAGAGAGAAAGGCATTGTCAGGGACAAAGCGTTACAGCATCAATGATGTCAGGCTCCATGACAACGAGCTATTGGCAGCAAATAATAGTTCTGCCCCTCGGCAAACCCTTTCTTTCGCCAGCCTCTACAATGACCCAAGCTTTAGGTTGCAGGCTCCGACGAGCTCGTTCGCAGTCATGAACAACCTAGCTCAGTGCTCCCCTTCCATATATAATCAACAAGTGGGCCAGCAGCCAATGTGGCGTGAGCAGCAGATGATGGGTTCTACTGCAGCTGTAATGGGCAGGGTAGGAAACTATGTGCCTGATGGCCAACATGGGTCAGCTTATTTTTATCTTGGCAATGTATGA